The Acidobacteriota bacterium nucleotide sequence ACGGTCCGGGTCCTGCTGGAGGCCGGCGCCGATGTGGAGGCGCAGGACAACCGGAAGCGGACGGCCGTGCTCTGGGCCGCGGCTCGGGGCCACGACGAGGTCATCGGAGCGCTGGCGGAGAAGGGGGCCAATCTGGACGTGGCGGATCAGAGCGGCGGAACCGCGCTGATCATGTCCCTCGGGGCCGGGCACGGAGCAACGGCGCGAGCACTGCTGAGCCACGGCGCGGACGCCTATGCCATGACCAGCGACGGATCTCCTTCCGTCCTGCTGGCGGCCAAACTGGGTGACACGGAGAGTGTCAACGCCCTGCTGGAAGAAGGAGTCGACGCCGAGGGAACGGATCCGGACGGAAAGACCTCGGTGGTGTGGGCCGCCGAGGGTGGACACACCGAAACCGTGAAGGCCCTGGCCGAGTCGGGAGCCGACGTCAACGTGCAGGACAAGCAGGGTTGGACCGGACTCATGTACGCGGCGGTCAACGGGCATGCCGATGCGGTCAAGGTGCTGCTGGAAGCCGGAGCCGACGCCAGGGCCAGGAACGAGGACGGGAAGACGGCCCGGACGCTGGCTCAAGAGGGGAACAAGGAGGAGGTCGCCGCCCTCTTGAAGTAGCCCATGTCCGAACCGTCCGCATCCCATCTGAGCCGCCGCCGTTTCCTGGAGAGGAGTTTGGCCTGCGGAGCCGTCGCCGCGGCTCCGTCCACGGCGGCGAAGGCGGTTTCGGCTTCGGCGGCGAAAAGTTCGGGCGAACGCAGATTTTCACTCTGGTGCGCTCCGGGCGGACTGATCAGTCCAACTCAGCCTTCCGACGAGGCGGCCGTCATCGACTTCGTCGAAAAGTGCGCCCGCCATGGCGTGACCCATCTGATTCCGACCCGCGGATCCCCGATCCTGGCCCAGGCGGCGGCGGAAAAGGGGATCGTGATGCATCCCTACATGGCGTTCAACAGCCATGGCGCGAGGCGGATGCGGGCCAACTGGTCTCTCAACTACATCGGTCTTCCTTACGGTTCCGCCAAGCTCAAGGAAAAGCTTGATCGCCATCGTCCCATCTGGAACAGCCCCCGGGCCGTCCTGAGCGTCAGCCCCTTTGCCGAGAAGCATCCCGACTGGTGGGCGCTGGATCTGGAAGGGGACCGGGAACTCAAGGTGGGGAGCCGGCTCTCCATGAGCTTGGCCGTGCCCGAGGTCCGGTCCTACATGGTCGACCGGTATATGAACATCGTGGAGGAATCGGGCGGCCACGGCATCCAGGTGGAGTTCGTGAGCGAGTTCCGGGACCGCCACGGCGCGGCGATCCACGGCTACGAACCCCCCATGGTGGAGGAGTACCGCAAGCGGTACGGCAAGAGCCCCTCGGAACTCCCGAACCATGACCCGGACTGGCTCCGCTTCCGGGCCGGCTTCGTCACCGAAACCCTTCGGGCTCTGCGCCGCCGGTTGAAGGAGCGCCGCCCTGAAGCTCCCCTCTCCATAGCCGTCATTGCCCAGGACCTGGAGGGGCCGCACGGAGACCGCTACCTGGGCGCCTTCCAGGATCTCCGCGCCTGGCTCGACGAGTCGCTGATGGACGAACTCACCCTCTGGTTTCGGACCACTTCGGACGTGCACCGGGTGGAGCGCCATACGAGCCAGCTTGCGGAATTGATCCAGGGACGCTGTCCGCTGATCGTGGAGTTGTCCTGCTACCACGTCGGAAGTTTTCAGGATCCGAAACTGATGATGGGGGCCGCCCGGACCGCCCTGGCCAACGGAGCCGAATCAGTGGGAATGTACCGCGGCCATGCCGTGGACCAGTTGAACTTCTGGCCCCTCATCGAGGAAATCCGATCGCTGGGGTGATCGGGGCCGTTTCAGTCGCCGATGAAGTGGGGAACAGAAGAAGGGGACAGGAATGCCCCCTCTCCCGGCAGCCCATACCCACCCAAGAAGAAGGCGCCAAAAGGAGAAGTGATGGGACGCGGGCAAAGGATTGTATCGACCCTGTCCCTGGTGGGGCTTGGCCTTCCGGCCCTGGCAGGGCACCAGAAACCGGATTCGGGGCACTATTCCGAGCCGGAGTACGAAACCAAGGTCGTGCTGGGGAACATGGTGCCCATGAGAGACGGGGTCAGGATTTCCGTGGACCTCTACCGGCCCGACGCTCCGGGAAGATTTCCCGTGATCCTGACTCACACGGGTTACAGCAATCTCGGTGGAACACCCGGGTTTGGAACGGATCGAGCCAAGTGGTTCGCCCGGCGCGGTTACGTCTACGCCGTTTCCGACTTGCGCGGCCGATACGATTCGGAAGGGGAAACGGACATCTTCGACGCGAAGCACAAGACGGACGGCTACGACCTCGTCGAGTGGCTGGCGCGCCAATCCTGGTCCAACGGCAATGTCGGCATGACCGGGGGCTCTTATCTGGGTTGGACCCAGTGGTGGACTGCCAGCCAGGCGCCTCCTTCCTTGAAGGCGATCGCGCCCGAGGTGGCTCCTCCGGACCAGTTCTTCAACGCTCCGTACCAGAACGGCATCCTGGTGAGCTGGGCCATGGATTGGGGCGCGGGAATGATGGCCGGCCGCACCATACAGGTGATCGGCGAGGGGCCCTACGGCGGCTTTTCAAACAATCGGCACGAAGAATACATGCGTCTGCCCTATATCGACCTTCCGAAAGTGAAGGGAGCGCTGGATGCGCCCTGGTTCGGGACCTGGATCCGGCAAAACCTCTCGACGGGTGAATACTGGAAGAAGATTTCCTACCAGGGCAAAGAAAACTATTCGAAGATGACGGTGCCGGCCCTGAACATCACGGGGTGGTTCGATGCGAATTATCCCGGCTCGCCCATGAACTACCAGGGGATGAAGCAGTACGGAGCGACTCCGGAATCCCGACGTCCATCTCTTGTGATCGGACCCTGGCAACACTCCATCAACCAGCGGGTGGTCGCGGGATTCGACTACGGTCCCGACGCCGAGATCGACCTGAACGGAATGATCTGCCGGTGGTTCGACCATTTCCTGAAGGGGATCGACAACGGAGTGACCGATGGGCCTCCCGTCCATGTCTTCGTCATGGGCCCCAACCGCTGGTACGCGGAACCGGATTGGCCGCTGCCTCAAACGAAATGGACGAAGTACTACCTGCACAGTCAAGGGAAGGCAAATTCGCTGAAGGGTGACGGGGTGTTGAACACCACACCGCCGGGTGAGGAAGCATGGGATGCCTATGTCTACGATCCGTCCGATCCCACGCCCAGCGCCCCTTTTACGAATGGCCATATCGATGGAGCGGTGGATGCGCGTATCCCGGCGATCCGGGATGACGTGCTGGTCTATACGACATCGCCGCTGGGCGAAGACATGGAAGTGACGGGGCCGGTCAAGGCGAAACTCTATGCGGCCACCTCGGCGCGGGATACCGATTGGATGGTACGCCTGATCGACGTCCATCCCGATGGGTATG carries:
- a CDS encoding CocE/NonD family hydrolase; this encodes MGRGQRIVSTLSLVGLGLPALAGHQKPDSGHYSEPEYETKVVLGNMVPMRDGVRISVDLYRPDAPGRFPVILTHTGYSNLGGTPGFGTDRAKWFARRGYVYAVSDLRGRYDSEGETDIFDAKHKTDGYDLVEWLARQSWSNGNVGMTGGSYLGWTQWWTASQAPPSLKAIAPEVAPPDQFFNAPYQNGILVSWAMDWGAGMMAGRTIQVIGEGPYGGFSNNRHEEYMRLPYIDLPKVKGALDAPWFGTWIRQNLSTGEYWKKISYQGKENYSKMTVPALNITGWFDANYPGSPMNYQGMKQYGATPESRRPSLVIGPWQHSINQRVVAGFDYGPDAEIDLNGMICRWFDHFLKGIDNGVTDGPPVHVFVMGPNRWYAEPDWPLPQTKWTKYYLHSQGKANSLKGDGVLNTTPPGEEAWDAYVYDPSDPTPSAPFTNGHIDGAVDARIPAIRDDVLVYTTSPLGEDMEVTGPVKAKLYAATSARDTDWMVRLIDVHPDGYAALLCDGVIRARHRDPQRGGAFNPERLSEIEPGKVYEYTIEFWRSTGNVFKKGHRIRVEISSSYFPYYLRNLNTGADNIGLETRSEVARQKVFHDAESPSHVTLPVIPSRKSDPSPAVSTDGNQRQE
- a CDS encoding family 10 glycosylhydrolase; amino-acid sequence: MSEPSASHLSRRRFLERSLACGAVAAAPSTAAKAVSASAAKSSGERRFSLWCAPGGLISPTQPSDEAAVIDFVEKCARHGVTHLIPTRGSPILAQAAAEKGIVMHPYMAFNSHGARRMRANWSLNYIGLPYGSAKLKEKLDRHRPIWNSPRAVLSVSPFAEKHPDWWALDLEGDRELKVGSRLSMSLAVPEVRSYMVDRYMNIVEESGGHGIQVEFVSEFRDRHGAAIHGYEPPMVEEYRKRYGKSPSELPNHDPDWLRFRAGFVTETLRALRRRLKERRPEAPLSIAVIAQDLEGPHGDRYLGAFQDLRAWLDESLMDELTLWFRTTSDVHRVERHTSQLAELIQGRCPLIVELSCYHVGSFQDPKLMMGAARTALANGAESVGMYRGHAVDQLNFWPLIEEIRSLG
- a CDS encoding ankyrin repeat domain-containing protein, which encodes MMLNFRGFVTLLAPSLLLLCSCGGNINEELIDAAGNGDDAAVKELLAQGADANVASEEEGQEGQLALILAAGHGHDAVVQSLIGGSADIEIRDSEQRTPLMAAAASGQAGTVRVLLEAGADVEAQDNRKRTAVLWAAARGHDEVIGALAEKGANLDVADQSGGTALIMSLGAGHGATARALLSHGADAYAMTSDGSPSVLLAAKLGDTESVNALLEEGVDAEGTDPDGKTSVVWAAEGGHTETVKALAESGADVNVQDKQGWTGLMYAAVNGHADAVKVLLEAGADARARNEDGKTARTLAQEGNKEEVAALLK